TCACGGTTAAGCACATGAACCCAGCCGGTATTGGTCAGGGTCCTGACATTGAAACTGCCTGGGATAAGGCATTTGCTGCTGATCCAGTATCAATTTTTGGTGGTATCGTGGCCTTGAATCGTGAGGTTGACCTGGATACAGCCATGAAGTTAAAGGCTATCTTCTTGGAAATTATTATCGCACCAAGCTTCACTGATGAAGCTTATGCCGCCTTAGCTAAGAAGAAGAACTTACGTCTATTGACACTACCATTCACGACTGATGTACCACAAAGTTATGAACTAACGTCAGTATTTGGGGGCGTCGTCGTACAAGACCGTGACTTGGTTAATGAAGAACTGGCAGATTTCGAAGTGGTTACTGAAGTGAAGCCAACCCAAGCACAGCTTGAAACGATGGTCTTTGCACAAAAGGCCGTTAAGCACGTGAAGTCAAATGCCATTGTGGTGGCCCGACATGGTCAAACGCTCGGTGTGGGTGCCGGTCAACCAAACCGCATCGACTCAGTGACATATGCGATTAAGAACGCTAAGAAAATTACTGATGATTTGTCAGATGCTGTTTTGGCCTCGGATGCGTTCTTCCCATTCTCAGATTCAGTGGCGTATGCGGCTGAACATGGGATCAAAGCGGTTGTGCAACCAGGTGGCTCAATCCGCGACCAAGAATCAATCGATAAAGCTAACGAGCTTGGTATTGCAATGGTTTTGAGTGGCAATCGTCATTTCCGTCACTAAAAGTAAATCTAGGAAGCCAGTGCGCTTGCTAAGGAATACTCAATATTAAATAGATTACGAGACTCATTGAAAAATGAGCCTCGTAGTAGACAGCTGGTTACAGGGGTTGTCTAGTGCGAGGCTCACAAGTTAGAAAGGGAAATTATTATGGCTCAAGTATTGGTGATTGGTTCCGGTGCCCGTGAACATGCCATTGCTCAGACATTATTACGTAGTCCGCAAGTTGATCAAGTCGTCATTGCACCAGGCAATGACGGTATGACCGACCCAGGATTAGTTATCAAGCCGATTGCGGCCACCGCGATTGCAGAGCTTATTGCCTTTGTTCAAGGGGCCAAGATTGATTTGACGATTGTTGGTTCAGAAGAGCCGTTAACATTAGGAATCGTCGATGCCTTCCAGCAAGCGGGCTTACCTATTTTTGGACCGACAGCCTACGCAGCTCAGTTAGAGGGTTCAAAGGCTTTCTCCAAACAAGTATTAGCGGCCAATCATATTCCCACTGCAGCATCCGATGTGGCGACATCACTGACTGATGCTTATGCCAAAGCCACGCAATTCGGTTTCCCCGTTGTCGTCAAACAAGATGGGTTAGCGTTGGGCAAGGGTGTCACCATTGTCAAAAACACGGCGCAATTAACCGCATTATTAACGGCCATTTATGCAAAAGATGCTGCCCAAAAACTCGTGATCGAAGAGTATTTGGCGGGGGTTGAATTCTCAATTTTCTCATTTGTCGGCGAGCTTGGCGTGGTACACGCGCCGATTGCCCAAGATCACAAACGGTTGTTGGACCAAAATGCCGGTCCTAATACGGGCGGTATGGGGGCCTATAGTCCTGTGCGGTGGTTGAGCAACGCCATTCGAGAAGAGGCAATTCAAACATTGGTCGAACCTGTCTTGGCAGGTATGCAGGCGAGTGGACATCCCTTTACTGGCATTCTGTATACCGGGGTCATGTTGACTGAAAAGGGTCCAAAAGTGATTGAATTTAACGTGCGGTTAGGTGATCCTGAGGCCCAAATTGTCCTGCCACAATTAGAGTCAGATTTTTATCAAATGTTGCTCGATTTGCTGGCTGGCCAGCAACCTGAAGTTGTTTGGCAAGATGCAGATATTTATTTAGGCGTTGTTTTGGCCGCCCCTGGTTATCCGGTAAAGCCCGAAAAAGGCTTACCAGTCCCAGTAATTACCGGTGACGATCTGCATATGAACTATGCTGGGGTGATCCAGCAAGATGATGCGCTAGTCGTCAATGGTGGCCGGGTCGTGACCGTGGTAGGTCGGGCACAGAGCGCTACCGCAGCGGCCGCCAAAATCTATGCAGCCTTGGATGCGTTAGATACGCGCCTGCAATATCGGCATGATATTGGCTATCAAGCTGTGCAAGCCGAAAATGAAACAAAAGCGTTATAATAAATTTATTAAGATTTAAGGGGATCAAACATGCAATCAGATATTGAAATCGCACAAGCGGCCGAAGTCTGGCCCATCGATGATATTGCGGCCAAGGTTGGTTTGCAAAAACACGAAGTTGAACCATATGGCCGTGATAAGGCCAAGATTAACATTGATCCAACCGTCGCACGTAAGACAGCGTTGGGTAAATTGATTTTAGTGACCTCAATCAACCCAACACCAGCCGGCGAAGGTAAGTCAACCGTTACGGTTGGTTTGTCTGATGCCTTGGCTTTGGCCGGCAAAAATGTGATGATTGCGTTGCGTGAACCATCACTTGGTCCAGTGATGGGCATGAAGGGTGGAGCGACTGGTGGTGGTTACTCACAAGTGGTCCCAATGGCAGATATCAATCTGCACTTTACGGGGGATTTTCATGCCTTGACGTCAGCGCACAATACATTGGCGGCGGTGATTGATAATTCAATTTATCAAGGAAATCCACTCAATATCGATCCACGCCGCATGATTTGGAAGCGCGCGTTGGACGTCAACGACCGAGCATTGCGACACACAGTGATCGGCCTTGGTGGGCCAACTTCTGGTGTGCCGCGTGAAGATGGGTTCGATATCACCGTTGCTTCCGAGTTGATGGCCATCCTAACTTTGTCACATGACTTGATGGATTTGAAGGCGCGTATCGAAAAAATCGTCATTGGTTATACATATGATCGTGAACCAGTTACCGTCAAAGAGCTAGGTGTTGCCGGTGCTTTGACGACTTTGTTAAAGGATGCCATTAAGCCTAACTTGGTGCAAACACTTGCCCACACCCCAACTTTGATTCATGGAGGCCCTTTTGCAAATATTGCCCAAGGTACCAATTCAATTCGTGCGACCAAGACGGCATTGCAATTAGCAGACTACGTCGTTACTGAAGCTGGCTTCGGTGCTGATTTGGGTGGCGAAAAGTTCTTAGACTTTAAAGTCCCATTGTTAGGGAAGACCCCGGATGCAATCGTCATCGTAGCCACCGTTCGTGCGTTGAAGATGCACGGTGGTAAAGCCAAGGATGATTTAAAGACCCCAGATGTCGAGGCCTTAAAGCGTGGTTTGGCTAACTTGGGGCAACATCTGAACGCAATGATGCGCTACGGCGTGCCGGTAGTCGTTGCTGTGAACCGTTTCGTCACTGATACACCTGAAGAAATTGAAACGGTGGCAGCCTATGCGCGTGAGCATGGGGCCGAAGCTTATTTAGCTAACGTTTGGGAGCAAGGTGGTGCTGGTGCACCTGAACTTGCGCAAGCAGTGATCGAAGCAGTTGAGCGACCATCAGTATTTAAGCCCCTGTATGATTTCGAAGATGAAGCCATGGACAAGTTGAATAAGATTGTCACCACGATTTACGGTGGTGCCGGTGTTGAATTGTCAGACAAGGCGGCCAAGCAGTTGAAGCAATTTGCCAAGTATGGTTGGGACAAGTTGCCAATTATCATGGCTAAGACGCAATATTCATTGTCAGATGATGCGAAGAAGCTCGGCGCACCTAAGGACTTCAAGATTCATGTCCGTGAATTTGTACCTAAGCTCGGTGCTGGCTTCTTAGTTGCCATGACCGGTTCCATTTTAACGATGCCTGGTTTGCCAAAGCATCCAGCAGCTTACGATATTGATATTGACGAAAATGGCCACATTACTGGTTTGTTTTAAATTTTTAGATTAAAAAGCAACAAGACGGTCATCAACTGCTGCTTAATTTGATAAAAATTGCGTAGAATAACAGTTTTTAAACGCCTAAATGATTGATATATAGGCAATTCTCACCAGATTTTTAATATTCTGGTGAGAATTTTTAGTTATTTTTAAAGTTAGTAGTTGACGAAAAAAATGAATGCGTCTATAATTCAATTCAACAAATAAATCGTTCAAAAACCGATGAGATGGAGATCAAGTTAGTTGTGCGCGCAAAGAGAGTCCGGGAGGGTGTGAGCCGGGTCGAACGCAGACTAATAAATGGACCATTGAGGGCTAAGCTGAAAGTTTACAAGTATGCTTAGACGTGAGACATACGTCAGTTGTCAGTGTATTGTTTGATACATGTGGTTAAAGTGCGAGTTTTATGGAGGTTTTTTAGAGATACTCTATAAAATTCGAATTAAGGTGGCACCGCGGGAAACCGTCCTTAACTATCGACTTGGTAGTTTTTGGACGGTTTTTTTGTATTAATTTTTTTAGGAGCTTTCTTATGAATAAAGGTACAGGTATCATCGCAGGTGTTTTGGTTTCATCCGTTTTGTTTGGCGGCACAAGCGTGCAGGCGGCAACAAAAAACAAGGCTATCAATTACACAGTCACTTCAGAGTTGCAAACGCTCAATCAGGCAACGGCCGCTGACACTGTATCAGAATCCATTTTGTATAGTACAGGTCAGGGATTGTATCGCATGAATGGTAAGAGCAAAGTGGTTTTGGCCGATGCCAAGTCGGTTGATATTAGCAAGGATGGTAAAACCTATACCTTCCACTTGAAGTCAGGGTTGCAGTATTCAAATGGTACCAAGGTCACTGCACAGGATTACGTTTATGGTTTTCAGCAAACGTTGACGCCAAAGAACCAATCAACCGCGGCCTCATCCGTTTTGGATATTGTCGGTGCCGCAGACTTCTACAATGGTAAGACAACGGATTTTAGCACGGTTGGTGTGAAGGCGTTGGATAGCAAGACAGTCCAAATTAAGTTGACAGTGGCTAATCCCGATTTGCCAAAGATTTTGACAGGTAGTGGTTTCTATCCTGAAAACAAGGCCTTTATTGATAGCACCGATGGCAAGTACGGTTCAACGGCGGCAACCTCGCTTTCTAACGGACCCTACATTTTGAAGGACTTCAATGGTTCTAGCACCACTTTCAAATTAGTGAAGAATCCAAACTACGTGGATGCAGCAAAGGTGAAGACACCCCAAGTGAACTACACGGTGGTTAAGGATAATACGACTGGTTACAATTTGTTCCAGAGCGGTAAGGTTGACTACACGACCTTAAATGCCACCCAAGTTAAGTCATTGAAGAAGAGCAAGGAATATCGTGCTGACAAGACAGAATACACAACGTACATGCAATTTAATTTGAAGCGGAGTGTCTTGAATAACAAGAAGATTCGCCAGGCCATGGAAATTGGGGTCAATAAGAAGGAATTAGCCAACGACGTTTTGACGGGTAGTTCAACACCAGCAACCACTTTCGCCCCAGCTAATATCCAAACTGATCACAAATCAGGCAAGGATTTCTCAAAGGCCTACCAAACGACTTATAACCAATACAATGCGAAAAAAGCCGCTAAACTGTTTGCTGCAGGTATGAAGGAAGAGGGTAAGCAGACAGCTACCGTCACGATTCTAGCGGCTGATACCAGTGAAGCTAAGGATGTCTCAGTATATTTGAAGGCCCAACTAGAAAAGAACTTGAAGGGGCTCACGGTAAATATTAAAAACGTGCCCAAGCCAACGTTAATCGCTGATATGCGTGCTGGTAATTTCGACATCGTGTACATCGGATGGGAAGGGGATGCCTCTGGGGTTATGAGCTATGAACAGGTGTTCACTTCAGACGGTATTTTCTCATTTGGAAACTATAAGTCAGCTACTTATGATGCTTTAATTAAGAAAGCAAAGACTACCGATGCAACCAAAGAAAAGGAACGAGTTGCTGATTTAGGTAAGGCTGACCAAATGTTGCAAAAGGATGCAGCCCTGGCACCACTAGGCTACACCACAACGTCTGCGTTGCTATCAAAGCAAGTTAAGAATTTGCAAATCAATGCGTATGGCGATGTTGACTTCATGCATGCAGTTAAGAAGTAAGCAATGGAGGACCTAAGATGACAGTAATTCGATATACAAATGCCCGGGTTTTCACGGGTAGTGATAGTGATTATGATGCGACTGAATTAGTCATTGATGATCTCACCGGACGCGTCTTGCCAAACGATGTGGTCAGTGATCAGACCATTAATTTGAGTAATAAGTATGTTGTGCCGGGTTTGATCAATGCACATACACATATTGTGATGAATCCATTTGAGCTCACCTCACCGACTGCGAATGTAGTTGTCAGCACCCATCATGCACTGAAGAATTTAAAGCGTAGTTTGATGGCAGGTGTGACCACCATTCGTGATGTGGGTTCAGCCTTTGATATCGATATTGAGTTAGCAAAATTGGAAGCAGCGGGTGAACTAAGCGCACCGACGATTTTACCATCTGGTGGTGCCATCTCGATGACTGGTGGGCATGGTTCAGCCATGGGGATTGAGGTAGATGGACCGGATGAAGCCCGCAAAGCTGCCCGGACTAATTTTGCTAAGGGTGCCAAAAACTTAAAGCTAATGGTCACCGGTGGAATTAGTAAAGATGGTGAAAAGGAAACGGATATTCAATTGAATGCTGATGAAATAAAAGCGGCTGTCACTGAGGCCCATCATAAAGGCTATCCTGTGGCTGCCCATGCGCAAGGAAATGCTGGTATTAAGTTGGCGGTCAAGGCAGGAGTGGACTCAATTGAACATGCGATTTACATGGATGAAGAAGCGGTTACGTTGATGTTAACGCACGGCACAGTCATTGTGCCTACATTTAGCGCCCCACTAGCGATTAGCCAACACCGAGAATTACCAACCTGGTTACATGCCAAAAATGATCCAGTAATTAAGATTCATCGGCAAAGTATTCAGCAAGCGCATGCAGCAGGAATTCCGATTGCCATGGGAACGGATGCGGGGACCCCATTTAATGATTTTGCGACCGGGGTCTTTGAGGAATTGCAAATCATGCAAGACATCGGGTTCAAGCCAATTGAAATCCTAGAAGCTGCAACAAAAAACGCTGCAAAACTTTTACATTTAGATCAGGTCGTCGGCACTTTGGAAGTGGGTAAATTTGCTGATTTCATTGTGCTAAACCAGAATCCCTTGGTTGATGTGGCAGCGTACCACGGGGATCGACAAGTATACAAGAAGGGCCGCTTGGTTTACGAACAATCTTAATTCATGTCGCAAAGTGCTAGTGAGCTTCACTAGCACTTTTTTAGTAAATAATCGGGTGGATCATTGAAATTTCAGATTCGTTTTTGGTCTTCATGATACAATTGAAAGATAATTATTCACGAAAAGGACCGTAGCCAATCATGTACACATTTTCAGAAATTGATGAAGCGAGTTTTGATGCATTTGAACAAGCCCATCCTCAAGGTACATTCATGCAGTCAGTCGCTCAAAAGCATGTCCTTGAACAACGTGGCACCAAGGTCGCACTAGTCGGCGTGCGCGATGCGGCGAATACAGTCGTTGCCGCTGCCATGGTTACCTGGGCGCCGGTGAAGTTTGGTCAATTATTTACGGTTGACCGTGGTCCCTTATTGGACTTCGAAGATACAGTTGTGTTTAATACATTTGTAGATGGTCTCAAGGCGTTTGCCAAGGCACGCGGGGGCTTGTACTTGAAGTTTTTCCCAAATGTGGTCTACCAAAATTTTGACGATCATGGTGAAGCCATCTCCGAACCTAATGAGGCATTTGTGACCAGAATGCAGGCAGCCGGGTTCATTCATGAACAGTTTGCTTCTGGCTTTACAACGGCCGCGACGCCACAATGGCAATATGTTAAGGATTTACGTGCGGTTGATCCTACCAAGGTCAGTGCGGCCTACACCAAGGATGCAACCTATTATCTGAAGAAGAATGCGCAATTTGGCACCAAGGTACGTGAACTCACGTACGCGGACTTAGCGGCATTCAAGACATTGACGCAAACGACGGCAGATCGATTGCACTATCATGATAAGGATCTCGACTTCTATGAGAAGACTTTTGCAGCATATGGTGATAATGCACACTTCTTGTTTGCGGAAATTTCGTTTAGTGAGTACATTGCTGAGGAACAACATAAAGTGGCGGAGTTGGATGCAAAGTTGACCAACATTCAAGATCGCATCAATCGTTACCCAGACAATAAGAAGTTTCCGCGTCAATTTGCGGAGTTTGATGACCAAAAACAGCATCATTTAGCACGTATCGAAAAAGCGGCGCAGCAAGCGGCTGCAGCGGGTCAGGATGTTGTGGTGGTTGCGGGAGCATTGTTTATCAAGCAACCCCAAGAAATGACGTACTTGTATTCAGGCACATATGAAGAGTACATGGATTTCTATGGCCCCTATCAGATTCAAGACAAGATGATCACCGAAGCAGTGCAAGCGGGGATTCCTCAGTTCAATTTCTTTGGAATTAGTGGTACCTTTGATGGTTCTGACGGTGTTTTGCGGTTTAAGACATCCTTTAATGGGCATGCGCAACAATTAGTAGGTGCCTTCGAATTGCCGGTCAATCCACTTAAATACAAAGTGTACCGGGCGTTGAAGAAGTTATTAGGGCGTAGTTAGTTCTGACGGCATTTGTATACACGGTTTATAAACCCCATGACGCTGCTGAATTGCCGCTGTCATGGGGGTTATTTTTTTCGGCGAAGGTGCTATTTAGATGAGGGATCATCAATAACATTGGCGTGTGATCAAATCATTGAATTGTCAGACCGTATGGCAATAGTCTATACTGTTAACTAGACTGTTTAGATTATTTTAGAAACATGGTGCGTTTTGGGAAGGCTCGCCATGGCTTCTTAAAAAATAAGTTAAAATATTTACATTTTGTACATTATATTAATTGACTACGGAAGCTAGCAATCTAGTGAGCTCTTTTCAAGAAATTGAAAGGGCTCTTTATGTTTGCCAGCATCAAGCTTAATTGCATACAGTTATGTCATTTCGGAGCGTATTAAGGAGAAGTTATATGAAGAAAGTTAGTGTCGTATTTACACTAAGCATCCTCTTTTTGGGGATGATTATGCGGGCACCATTTACCACGATACCAACGGTGTTGCCAGAGATCGCGCAAACCTTCCACATGCAGATTGGCGCATTAGGGATTTTGACCACGATTCCATTATTAATCTTTGCAGGATTGTCGTCATTTGCCGGTAAAATCATGCAACGGTTTGGCTTGGAACGTGTCTTATTAGCAGCGATCCTTTTTATCTTTATTGGTTCCATTTCACGGATTGTCGGCTATGGGCCAATGCTTGTTGGTACAGTCTTGATTGGGCTTGGGATTACCTTCATCAACGTTCTTTTACCAGCAACCTTGATCAAGTACGTACCAGCACAAATTGGGCAATATACGGGCTTATATAGTACGACGATGACGGTCTCAACGGCCTTGTTTCAAATGATTGCGGTGCCCATTGTAGCGATTGCTAGTTGGCAAGTCTTGATCGTGATTTTGTCGATTGTCGTTGGTTTAGCAGGCATCATCTGGCTGTTAAATATGCGTGAGGTGGCTGCAGCGGCCCATGCCATCCAAACACCACAGGTCACTCCTGAATTTGCCAAGGTTAATCCATGGTCAAATAAGTATGCCTGGGCCATTCTAGTCGCGGCTGGGGTGCAATCAGCCTTATTTTATACGACGATCGCTTGGGTACCAACCATGGCACAAGATGCCGGGTTGTCAGGCTCTGAAGCCGGTATCATTATTGGCTGGATGTCCTTGATCGGCTTGCCGATCTCAGTGATTTTGCCAAGTTACTATGCCCGGGTCGATTATAAAAAACGGCGGTTGGCCGTTGTGATTGCAGTTTTGGCCTGGCTCGTTGGGGTGTTAATGATGTTTAACCAAAGTAGTTCATTTATTTGGTGGTTCATCATCATGACCTTGGCAGGCATTGGTGCCACAGCTGTCTTTATGTACATCGTGATTGCTTACGCCATTCGGACACGAAATCATATTGAATCAGCTGTATTATCAGGCATGGCCCAATCAGGGGGTTACTTGATTGCTGCCTTTACGCCAACGGGGGCCGGGTTGATTTACACGACCACCCATTCTTGGGATTTATTAATTGTGGGGATGATTATTTTGCTCGTGATTTTTGGGGCAGTCGTCTGGTTTTCAGAGCGCGAAGCAACTATTTTTGAGTAATCGAATGAGTAACAAAGGTCGGGTCTACCCGACCTTTGTTGTCGACGTAGATTGAAAGTACCGTGATGGGTTGGTTTGCGTACAAGAAGCGGTGCTTTGGTGATAGCAGTGGTTAGGTACCCCGATTATTTGCTATACTAAGAGTGATAATCAAACAGATATGAGGAACAAGCATGAATGGAATTATTCCAGTCCACAAGCCTGCGGGCATGACTTCACACGACGTGGTGTACCACCTGCGCAAAATTTTGCAGATGAAAAAAATTGGGCATGCGGGGACTTTGGACCCTAGTGTCGATGGGGTGTTGCCGATTGCGGTTGGTCGTGCCACGAAAGCAATCGAATTCTTGCAAGAATCAGGCAAGATCTATACAGGCGAAGTCACGTTTGGGTTTGCCACGGAGACTGAAGATTTAGACGGTGCGGTGATCGCCCGTGAACCATTGACGGCACCATTTACCACCACTGACATTGACAATGCCATGGCGACTTTACGGGGCACGATCACGCAGATTCCGCCAATGTATTCGGCTGTGAAGGTCAATGGGCGGCGTTTATATGATTACGCGCGTGCTGGTGAAACGGTGGCACGGCCCGAGCGCCAAGTTACCATCTACCGCTTTGAACGTACCTCAGAACCGCTTTTTGATCCCGCGACTGGTACACAAAAATTTAAGTTTGTCGCAGAGGTTTCTAAGGGAACCTATATTCGCACGCTGGCTGTCGATTTGGGGGCCAAACTCGGTGTGCCGTCCGTGATGAGCCAATTGACTAGGCAAAAAGCGGGTGGCTTCATGTTGGACGAAGCATTTACCATTGAACAATTAGCTGATAAAATGGCAACTGACCACGATTTAGGGGATTGGGTGAAGACCTTGAATGCCGCTTTGGCTGACTATCCCCAGATCGAACTAAGTGATGCCGAATGGTCGTATGCCAAAGATGGTGTGGGACTAGATGCCACGGTGGCACCTGGCCAACCAGCCCGGTTTGTGTCATTAAGGCATGGGCAAGTCAAGGCAGTTTATGATTGGTCTAACGCCAAACAAAAATATCGACCATATCGGACCTTCAGTAATGAAGATTAGTTAAGTCATCAAAGTTAGCCAGTTTAGCTTGAAAATAAATAAAATGTGACCAGATATCACCGTGCTACAACGCACTACCGGCCTGGTTAGGTGGGGTGATTTGTGGGATAATTTTTTTTGGCAAACCACCAATAAATATTTACTTTTCAATAGTGCTAAAAATTGGTATAGTTAATAGAGTTGCAAGCGCTTACAGCGTATTACATATAATAGAGGTGAGAAAATGGCTATTGTTATGGCTTTAAATGCTGGTTCTTCATCATTGAAGTTCCAACTAATTGAGATGCCCGCAGAAACAGAAATTGCTGCCGGAGTGATTGATCGTATCGGGTTGGAAAGTTCAACCATGACTGTTAAGTTCGATGGTAACAAGCACAAAGCAGGTATTACTGCGCTTGATCATGGCGAAGCTTTGAAGGCTGCTTTGCAAGCTTTCTTGGACTTGAACATCATCCCTGCATTTGACGTAATTGTGGCCGTTGGTCACCGTGTTGTGCAAGGTGCTGACCGTTACAAGGGAGCCACATTGGTGACTGATGCGGTTATCGCCGATATCGAAGACTTAGCAGAATTGGCACCATTACATAACCGGGCCAATGCTTTGGGGATGCGTGCTGTTATGGAATTGTTGCCAGGTGTACCACAGGTAGCAGTCTTTGATACTGCATTCCACCAAAGCATTCCAGCCAAGAACTACTTGTATGCATTGCCATATAAGTATTACGAAGAATTTGGTATCCGTAAGTACGGTTACCATGGAACTTCAGTTCAGTTCGTTAGTTCAGAGGCTGCTAAAGCGATTGATAAGCCTTTCGAAGAAGCTAAAGTTATCGTTGCACACTTGGGTGCCGGTTCATCAGTTACAGCGGTTGATCACGGTAAGTCATTAGACACCTCAATGGGTATGAGCCCAGTGGCTGGTTTGATGATGGCGACGCGTGTCGGTGATATCGATCCTTCAGTGACATACTTCTTGCAAGAGAAGACTGGCATGAGCAACGAAGAAGTTGTGCGGATGATGAACAAGGAATCAGGTTGGTACGGTGTATCAGAAATTTCTGAAGATATGCGTGAAATTGAAGACACGATGAACACAAATCCTCGCGCTATGTTGACGATGGAAATGTTCGCTGAGCGTGCCATCAGCTACGTTGGATCATTTATGGCCAAGTTGAATGGCGCTGATGTGATTGCATTTTCTGGTGGTGTTGGTGAAAATTCACCTATCGTCCGTGAGATGATCATGCGTCAATTCAAGTACATGGGTATTGAAATTGATGAAGAAGTTAACAACGCCACACATGGTAAGTTGAAGCGCATCTCAACAGATGCCTCAACAGTACCAGTTTACGTTGTACCAACAAACGAAGAGTTAGCCATTGTGCGCGATACTTACCGTTTGACAAAGTAAGCCAAAGCAACACTTCTCGGTGACGAGAGGTGTTTTTTGTTGCTAAGATTAACTATTATACATTTCGTGTGCGGCAA
This is a stretch of genomic DNA from Weissella soli. It encodes these proteins:
- the purD gene encoding phosphoribosylamine--glycine ligase; translation: MAQVLVIGSGAREHAIAQTLLRSPQVDQVVIAPGNDGMTDPGLVIKPIAATAIAELIAFVQGAKIDLTIVGSEEPLTLGIVDAFQQAGLPIFGPTAYAAQLEGSKAFSKQVLAANHIPTAASDVATSLTDAYAKATQFGFPVVVKQDGLALGKGVTIVKNTAQLTALLTAIYAKDAAQKLVIEEYLAGVEFSIFSFVGELGVVHAPIAQDHKRLLDQNAGPNTGGMGAYSPVRWLSNAIREEAIQTLVEPVLAGMQASGHPFTGILYTGVMLTEKGPKVIEFNVRLGDPEAQIVLPQLESDFYQMLLDLLAGQQPEVVWQDADIYLGVVLAAPGYPVKPEKGLPVPVITGDDLHMNYAGVIQQDDALVVNGGRVVTVVGRAQSATAAAAKIYAALDALDTRLQYRHDIGYQAVQAENETKAL
- a CDS encoding formate--tetrahydrofolate ligase; amino-acid sequence: MQSDIEIAQAAEVWPIDDIAAKVGLQKHEVEPYGRDKAKINIDPTVARKTALGKLILVTSINPTPAGEGKSTVTVGLSDALALAGKNVMIALREPSLGPVMGMKGGATGGGYSQVVPMADINLHFTGDFHALTSAHNTLAAVIDNSIYQGNPLNIDPRRMIWKRALDVNDRALRHTVIGLGGPTSGVPREDGFDITVASELMAILTLSHDLMDLKARIEKIVIGYTYDREPVTVKELGVAGALTTLLKDAIKPNLVQTLAHTPTLIHGGPFANIAQGTNSIRATKTALQLADYVVTEAGFGADLGGEKFLDFKVPLLGKTPDAIVIVATVRALKMHGGKAKDDLKTPDVEALKRGLANLGQHLNAMMRYGVPVVVAVNRFVTDTPEEIETVAAYAREHGAEAYLANVWEQGGAGAPELAQAVIEAVERPSVFKPLYDFEDEAMDKLNKIVTTIYGGAGVELSDKAAKQLKQFAKYGWDKLPIIMAKTQYSLSDDAKKLGAPKDFKIHVREFVPKLGAGFLVAMTGSILTMPGLPKHPAAYDIDIDENGHITGLF
- a CDS encoding peptide ABC transporter substrate-binding protein, which encodes MNKGTGIIAGVLVSSVLFGGTSVQAATKNKAINYTVTSELQTLNQATAADTVSESILYSTGQGLYRMNGKSKVVLADAKSVDISKDGKTYTFHLKSGLQYSNGTKVTAQDYVYGFQQTLTPKNQSTAASSVLDIVGAADFYNGKTTDFSTVGVKALDSKTVQIKLTVANPDLPKILTGSGFYPENKAFIDSTDGKYGSTAATSLSNGPYILKDFNGSSTTFKLVKNPNYVDAAKVKTPQVNYTVVKDNTTGYNLFQSGKVDYTTLNATQVKSLKKSKEYRADKTEYTTYMQFNLKRSVLNNKKIRQAMEIGVNKKELANDVLTGSSTPATTFAPANIQTDHKSGKDFSKAYQTTYNQYNAKKAAKLFAAGMKEEGKQTATVTILAADTSEAKDVSVYLKAQLEKNLKGLTVNIKNVPKPTLIADMRAGNFDIVYIGWEGDASGVMSYEQVFTSDGIFSFGNYKSATYDALIKKAKTTDATKEKERVADLGKADQMLQKDAALAPLGYTTTSALLSKQVKNLQINAYGDVDFMHAVKK
- a CDS encoding metal-dependent hydrolase family protein yields the protein MTVIRYTNARVFTGSDSDYDATELVIDDLTGRVLPNDVVSDQTINLSNKYVVPGLINAHTHIVMNPFELTSPTANVVVSTHHALKNLKRSLMAGVTTIRDVGSAFDIDIELAKLEAAGELSAPTILPSGGAISMTGGHGSAMGIEVDGPDEARKAARTNFAKGAKNLKLMVTGGISKDGEKETDIQLNADEIKAAVTEAHHKGYPVAAHAQGNAGIKLAVKAGVDSIEHAIYMDEEAVTLMLTHGTVIVPTFSAPLAISQHRELPTWLHAKNDPVIKIHRQSIQQAHAAGIPIAMGTDAGTPFNDFATGVFEELQIMQDIGFKPIEILEAATKNAAKLLHLDQVVGTLEVGKFADFIVLNQNPLVDVAAYHGDRQVYKKGRLVYEQS
- a CDS encoding peptidoglycan bridge formation glycyltransferase FemA/FemB family protein, whose translation is MMYTFSEIDEASFDAFEQAHPQGTFMQSVAQKHVLEQRGTKVALVGVRDAANTVVAAAMVTWAPVKFGQLFTVDRGPLLDFEDTVVFNTFVDGLKAFAKARGGLYLKFFPNVVYQNFDDHGEAISEPNEAFVTRMQAAGFIHEQFASGFTTAATPQWQYVKDLRAVDPTKVSAAYTKDATYYLKKNAQFGTKVRELTYADLAAFKTLTQTTADRLHYHDKDLDFYEKTFAAYGDNAHFLFAEISFSEYIAEEQHKVAELDAKLTNIQDRINRYPDNKKFPRQFAEFDDQKQHHLARIEKAAQQAAAAGQDVVVVAGALFIKQPQEMTYLYSGTYEEYMDFYGPYQIQDKMITEAVQAGIPQFNFFGISGTFDGSDGVLRFKTSFNGHAQQLVGAFELPVNPLKYKVYRALKKLLGRS
- a CDS encoding MFS transporter, which encodes MKKVSVVFTLSILFLGMIMRAPFTTIPTVLPEIAQTFHMQIGALGILTTIPLLIFAGLSSFAGKIMQRFGLERVLLAAILFIFIGSISRIVGYGPMLVGTVLIGLGITFINVLLPATLIKYVPAQIGQYTGLYSTTMTVSTALFQMIAVPIVAIASWQVLIVILSIVVGLAGIIWLLNMREVAAAAHAIQTPQVTPEFAKVNPWSNKYAWAILVAAGVQSALFYTTIAWVPTMAQDAGLSGSEAGIIIGWMSLIGLPISVILPSYYARVDYKKRRLAVVIAVLAWLVGVLMMFNQSSSFIWWFIIMTLAGIGATAVFMYIVIAYAIRTRNHIESAVLSGMAQSGGYLIAAFTPTGAGLIYTTTHSWDLLIVGMIILLVIFGAVVWFSEREATIFE